In the Flavisolibacter tropicus genome, one interval contains:
- a CDS encoding acyltransferase family protein, with protein sequence MRYIKPLDGLRAIAALFVIIWHWIPQDSFINQFPNGYFGVNIFFVLSGFLITHILLIHRVDAEAFGMARKNLLQHFYIRRALRIFPIFYLTLSLMVVLRHQADLKLTMSELIASATYTYNFFLFSVKSWDLASIHFWSLAVEEQFYLVWPLLMLYLPKRYLLFCMLLFILIGVSSQLLLSDTNFGPILPHTCFDCLGIGGLLAWVAINKPSFLQKFYHLTVAMAIVGVVLVVCKQAAILSLKQDRFAHAMIGVWLITHVWAHQQKPTTLTSLLSTKVLVNLGKVSYGIYLYHILFEKLVRPLWIAYVYPHFQTIQPIYLDWAFLVVNVPILYGICWLSWQYIEHPILQLKDKVSYQKPVTQNRHPTIVQIGKPEPIQHN encoded by the coding sequence ATGAGATACATCAAACCACTTGATGGCCTACGTGCCATAGCGGCGCTATTTGTTATTATCTGGCACTGGATACCGCAAGACAGCTTTATAAATCAGTTCCCCAACGGATATTTTGGAGTCAATATTTTCTTTGTTTTAAGCGGATTCTTAATCACCCATATTTTGCTCATTCATCGAGTAGATGCAGAGGCGTTTGGAATGGCACGAAAAAATCTACTCCAGCACTTTTACATCCGTAGAGCACTACGCATCTTTCCCATTTTCTACCTAACTCTTTCGTTAATGGTTGTATTACGCCATCAAGCAGATCTAAAGCTAACGATGAGTGAACTGATTGCCAGTGCTACATATACCTACAACTTCTTTCTTTTCTCTGTTAAATCGTGGGATTTAGCCAGTATTCATTTTTGGTCGTTAGCCGTAGAAGAGCAGTTTTACCTGGTATGGCCCCTATTAATGCTTTACTTACCAAAGCGTTATTTACTTTTTTGCATGCTTCTTTTTATTCTTATAGGAGTTAGCAGCCAATTATTGCTTAGCGATACAAATTTTGGCCCCATACTACCGCATACTTGTTTTGATTGTCTAGGCATTGGCGGCTTGCTGGCCTGGGTGGCTATTAACAAGCCGTCTTTCCTGCAAAAGTTTTACCACTTAACTGTTGCAATGGCAATTGTAGGAGTTGTATTGGTTGTATGTAAACAGGCAGCAATACTATCATTAAAACAAGACCGCTTTGCTCACGCTATGATTGGTGTATGGCTAATAACACATGTATGGGCTCATCAGCAAAAACCTACCACACTCACTTCCTTACTAAGCACAAAAGTTCTGGTGAATCTTGGAAAGGTTAGCTATGGCATTTATCTCTATCACATTTTATTTGAAAAACTAGTTCGGCCGCTATGGATAGCATATGTATATCCGCATTTTCAAACTATACAACCGATCTACTTAGATTGGGCTTTTTTAGTTGTAAACGTCCCTATACTTTATGGAATATGCTGGCTATCCTGGCAGTATATAGAACACCCCATCTTACAATTAAAAGATAAGGTCAGTTATCAAAAACCAGTAACACAAAACAGGCACCCAACAATAGTTCAAATTGGAAAGCCAGAACCAATTCAGCATAATTAA
- a CDS encoding MBL fold metallo-hydrolase, translating to MYKINEIAPDVYRISVFVPEIQLQFNHFLINDDEPLLYHAGLRRMFPILYEAVQTLIDPRLLRWIGFSHFEVDECGALNEWLQVAPNAQAVCSEIGAIVNMSDFALRPAQSLKTDDTFQTGKYKYRFIQTPHLPHGWDASVLFEETNKTLLCSDLFHQNGDVVALTDKDILEPHRSALLYYEAGPLMDYTPYNHKTKQLLYHLANLQPRTLATMHGSSFFGDCGKALIELDTVMMEVWGEKLAIDNKANSVHL from the coding sequence ATGTACAAGATCAATGAAATTGCACCCGATGTATATCGTATTTCCGTATTTGTCCCTGAAATACAATTGCAGTTCAACCACTTTTTGATTAACGATGATGAGCCCTTACTTTATCATGCAGGACTAAGACGAATGTTTCCTATTTTATATGAAGCCGTACAAACCTTAATAGATCCCCGGCTATTACGATGGATAGGCTTTAGCCATTTTGAGGTAGATGAATGCGGCGCGCTGAACGAATGGCTGCAGGTGGCGCCCAATGCACAGGCCGTATGCAGTGAAATAGGCGCTATTGTAAACATGTCGGATTTTGCCTTGCGCCCGGCACAATCCCTAAAAACCGATGACACTTTTCAAACCGGCAAATACAAATACCGCTTTATTCAAACCCCTCACCTGCCCCATGGCTGGGATGCGAGTGTATTGTTTGAAGAAACCAATAAAACATTATTATGCTCCGATCTCTTTCACCAGAATGGTGATGTAGTAGCCCTAACGGATAAGGACATACTAGAACCCCACCGGTCGGCGCTACTCTATTATGAAGCTGGGCCTTTAATGGATTACACACCTTATAATCATAAGACCAAACAATTGCTTTACCACTTAGCCAATTTGCAACCCAGAACACTGGCCACTATGCATGGCTCATCGTTCTTTGGCGATTGCGGTAAAGCATTGATAGAATTAGATACAGTAATGATGGAAGTATGGGGTGAAAAGCTGGCTATTGACAATAAGGCAAATTCAGTTCACTTGTAA
- a CDS encoding alpha/beta hydrolase, whose amino-acid sequence MQDKAKRRIKRTLIGLVTFYITSGVVLYLIQDLLFFHPKKLPADYQYQFTDPFTELNITVDDRNLNVVQFKAQTSNRKGIVLYFHGNMRNIERYADQAPLFTKSGYEVWIVDYPGFGKSTGKRTEQAMYSDAQLLYRMAAKEVADSSIIIYGRSIGTGVAAYLAAHVPCQQLILETPYYSIEAMAKHYAPIFPVKSLMNYRFPVYEYLQKVTAPVTILHGTQDEIIPYGQAQQLAAIKGVQLITIPRGKHNNLSGYAQFQRVLAGLLTH is encoded by the coding sequence ATGCAGGATAAAGCGAAAAGAAGAATCAAGCGTACACTGATTGGCTTAGTGACCTTTTATATTACCAGTGGTGTAGTATTGTACCTAATTCAGGACCTGCTGTTCTTTCATCCTAAAAAACTACCCGCTGATTACCAATATCAGTTTACTGATCCATTTACGGAGCTAAATATTACTGTTGATGACCGCAACCTGAATGTGGTGCAGTTCAAGGCACAGACGTCCAATCGAAAAGGCATTGTACTTTATTTCCATGGCAATATGCGCAATATAGAACGCTATGCGGACCAGGCGCCCCTGTTTACCAAAAGCGGTTATGAGGTGTGGATAGTAGACTATCCCGGCTTTGGTAAGAGTACTGGCAAGCGTACAGAGCAAGCAATGTATAGCGATGCACAGCTACTCTACCGTATGGCAGCAAAAGAAGTGGCAGACAGTAGCATTATAATCTATGGGCGATCTATTGGAACTGGCGTGGCTGCTTACTTAGCTGCCCATGTGCCTTGCCAGCAATTGATACTGGAAACGCCCTACTATAGCATTGAGGCCATGGCTAAACATTATGCGCCTATATTCCCGGTAAAGTCGCTCATGAACTACCGCTTCCCTGTATACGAGTATTTACAAAAAGTAACAGCCCCTGTTACCATCCTGCATGGAACGCAGGATGAGATCATACCTTATGGGCAGGCACAACAATTAGCTGCCATTAAAGGCGTACAACTGATCACCATTCCCAGGGGAAAGCACAATAATTTATCGGGCTATGCGCAGTTTCAGCGGGTATTAGCCGGCCTACTTACTCATTAG
- a CDS encoding S66 peptidase family protein, with translation MVKLPPYLKRGDTIGLVAPAGFMPFEKMQTCIDILGEWGYQVKLGDTAYSQSENYFSGTDEQRLRDVQQMMDDPQVKAILCARGGYGVSRIIDQLSFKKFRKHPKWLIGFSDITVFHSHIYTNYKIPTLHAPMAAAFNEGEYNNPYVQSLKAALAGQLASYECAAHDFNQQGEAEGILVGGNLAMLAHMVGTQSDIKAKNKILFLEDVGEYLYNIDRMFIQLKRSGKLDKLAGLIIGGFTDSKDTDRPFGKSVYEILQEHLKDYKYPICFGFPISHDKENYALKVGVEYTLKVAGDGVRLTEKETNE, from the coding sequence ATGGTAAAACTTCCACCCTATTTAAAAAGAGGCGACACGATTGGTTTAGTAGCACCGGCAGGCTTTATGCCTTTTGAAAAAATGCAAACCTGCATTGATATTTTAGGCGAATGGGGCTACCAGGTAAAGCTAGGCGATACAGCCTACAGCCAGTCTGAAAACTATTTTTCCGGAACAGATGAGCAGCGCTTGCGCGATGTGCAGCAGATGATGGACGATCCCCAGGTAAAGGCCATTCTGTGTGCCAGGGGTGGCTACGGGGTAAGCCGTATCATTGATCAATTGAGCTTTAAGAAGTTTCGCAAACACCCCAAATGGCTTATCGGGTTTAGCGATATCACGGTCTTTCATTCACATATATACACCAACTATAAAATTCCAACGTTACATGCACCCATGGCGGCGGCTTTTAACGAAGGCGAATACAATAACCCCTATGTGCAATCCCTGAAGGCAGCATTGGCGGGGCAGTTAGCATCTTATGAATGTGCAGCGCACGATTTTAATCAGCAGGGTGAGGCCGAAGGTATACTGGTGGGTGGTAACCTGGCCATGCTGGCACATATGGTGGGTACCCAATCAGATATTAAAGCCAAGAACAAGATACTCTTTTTGGAAGATGTGGGTGAATACCTGTACAACATTGACCGGATGTTTATTCAATTAAAGCGTAGCGGCAAGCTAGACAAGTTGGCTGGCTTGATCATCGGTGGCTTTACGGATAGTAAAGACACGGACCGGCCCTTTGGCAAAAGCGTTTACGAGATCTTACAAGAACATCTTAAAGACTACAAATACCCAATTTGCTTTGGCTTCCCGATAAGCCACGATAAAGAGAATTACGCACTAAAAGTAGGAGTGGAGTATACACTTAAAGTAGCAGGAGATGGTGTGCGGTTAACAGAAAAAGAAACTAATGAGTAA
- the metG gene encoding methionine--tRNA ligase, with protein sequence MTTQETTIPGSPSETGGNQPKRYLITSALPYANGQKHIGHLAGAYIPADIYVRYLRAQKRDVVFVCGSDEHGTAIPIQAMKEGTTPQAIIDKYHVIMKENFDDLSISFDIYDRTSNPIHHETAQEFFTYLNDRGELEIKESEQYFDEEAQTFLADRYIKGTCPNCGSDRAFGDQCETCGTSLSPDELINPVSTLSGKPPVKKATKHWYLPLNKHEDWLRNWILNEHQNDWKANVLGQCKSWIDAGLQPRAVTRDLDWGVKVPLPDAEGKVLYVWFDAPIGYISATKQWAINNDKDWKPYWLDKDTKLVHFIGKDNIVFHCIIFPVMLKLHDFIVPANVPANEFMNLEGDKMSTSRNWKLDMQDYIDDFIKKENGGPQMADALRYYLATILPETKDSEFTWKGFQDAVNSELVAIFANYFNRTFVLMHKLTGGKVPKFHNDIADAKDQDLMEEIRKAKTTVENLLEEYKFRDALFEVIDLARKGNKYMQEKEPWIKAKQTTADGVIVPEMQAQIDNCMHICLQLCANLAILINPFLPNTAKKMCHLMKVVDKMLDWENAGSLKLLSVGYSLRAPELLFRKIEDAEVQYQVDKLKAGLEKAKMENSQSSPQSTIDSQQPAEANQKSEIIKSEIQYDDFDKLDLRIGTVISAEKVAKADKLLKLQVDLGFEQRTIVSGIAQHFTPESLVNKQVIVVANLAPRKMRGIESQGMILTAEQPDGKLILVNPDAATINGSNVR encoded by the coding sequence ATGACAACACAAGAGACGACTATACCCGGCTCCCCATCAGAAACGGGAGGTAACCAACCGAAGCGTTATTTAATTACATCTGCCCTTCCGTATGCCAACGGGCAAAAACACATTGGTCACCTGGCCGGTGCGTATATACCTGCCGATATATATGTACGTTACCTACGTGCGCAAAAAAGAGATGTAGTTTTTGTTTGTGGTAGTGATGAGCATGGAACAGCCATTCCTATCCAGGCCATGAAAGAAGGTACTACACCACAGGCCATTATAGACAAGTACCATGTGATCATGAAGGAGAACTTTGATGACCTGTCTATTTCATTTGATATCTATGATCGCACTTCTAACCCTATACATCATGAAACAGCGCAGGAGTTCTTTACCTACCTGAACGATCGTGGTGAGCTGGAAATCAAAGAATCGGAGCAGTATTTTGATGAAGAGGCACAGACGTTCCTGGCCGACCGCTATATCAAAGGAACTTGTCCAAACTGTGGATCTGACCGTGCCTTTGGCGATCAGTGTGAAACCTGTGGTACGTCGTTAAGTCCAGATGAACTGATCAACCCAGTGAGTACCCTTAGCGGTAAACCACCGGTAAAAAAAGCCACCAAGCACTGGTACCTTCCACTAAACAAGCATGAAGACTGGCTGCGCAACTGGATATTAAATGAGCATCAGAACGACTGGAAGGCTAATGTGTTGGGACAATGCAAAAGCTGGATAGATGCTGGCTTGCAGCCCCGAGCTGTTACACGCGACCTGGATTGGGGTGTAAAAGTGCCGCTACCTGATGCAGAAGGCAAGGTATTGTATGTGTGGTTTGATGCGCCTATTGGGTACATTTCTGCCACCAAGCAATGGGCTATCAATAATGATAAAGACTGGAAACCTTACTGGCTGGATAAAGACACCAAACTGGTGCACTTTATTGGCAAGGACAATATTGTGTTCCACTGTATCATCTTCCCGGTAATGCTAAAGCTGCATGACTTTATTGTGCCGGCCAACGTTCCCGCCAATGAGTTCATGAACCTGGAAGGTGATAAAATGAGCACCAGCCGTAATTGGAAGCTGGATATGCAGGATTACATCGACGACTTTATTAAGAAGGAAAACGGTGGTCCGCAAATGGCTGATGCACTGCGTTATTACTTAGCTACTATCCTTCCAGAAACAAAGGATAGCGAGTTTACGTGGAAAGGATTCCAGGATGCGGTAAACAGTGAGCTGGTAGCCATATTTGCCAACTACTTTAATCGCACGTTTGTGCTAATGCATAAACTAACCGGCGGGAAAGTACCTAAGTTTCATAACGATATTGCTGATGCGAAAGACCAGGATTTGATGGAAGAAATTCGCAAGGCAAAGACCACAGTAGAGAACTTACTGGAGGAATATAAATTCCGTGATGCCTTGTTTGAAGTGATTGACCTGGCCAGAAAAGGCAACAAATACATGCAGGAAAAAGAGCCTTGGATCAAGGCTAAGCAAACAACTGCTGATGGCGTGATAGTGCCTGAAATGCAGGCGCAGATTGACAACTGCATGCACATTTGCCTACAGTTGTGTGCTAACCTGGCTATCCTGATCAACCCCTTCCTTCCTAACACGGCTAAGAAAATGTGTCATTTGATGAAGGTGGTAGATAAGATGCTCGATTGGGAAAATGCAGGTTCATTGAAATTGTTAAGTGTTGGATACTCACTACGTGCTCCTGAATTATTGTTCCGCAAGATTGAGGATGCAGAAGTGCAGTACCAGGTTGATAAATTAAAAGCAGGATTAGAAAAAGCAAAAATGGAGAATAGTCAGAGTAGTCCACAGTCGACGATCGACAGTCAACAGCCGGCAGAAGCAAATCAGAAATCAGAAATCATCAAATCAGAAATTCAATATGATGATTTTGATAAGTTGGATCTGCGGATAGGAACAGTTATCAGCGCTGAAAAAGTAGCAAAGGCCGATAAGTTATTGAAGCTGCAGGTTGACCTGGGTTTTGAGCAGCGCACCATTGTTTCAGGTATTGCGCAACACTTTACACCGGAATCACTGGTTAACAAACAGGTGATAGTAGTGGCTAACCTGGCACCACGCAAAATGCGCGGCATTGAAAGCCAGGGAATGATCTTAACAGCCGAACAGCCGGATGGCAAATTGATACTGGTAAATCCAGATGCAGCCACTATTAATGGTTCTAATGTGCGCTAG
- a CDS encoding OB-fold protein, with amino-acid sequence MKRTLVFLFIIVLLAVAVWQGYRYFYSAPKDLRTAKAAATLSTTQLIQAFESDSAKANQMYLGKIIAVEGAIKSVDEEEGVTIVLGEPASMSSVRCSMDTSHRKEWGSLEKGRKVIIKGNCTGFNSDELLGSDVILNRCVF; translated from the coding sequence ATGAAACGTACTCTAGTTTTTCTTTTCATAATTGTCTTACTTGCAGTAGCTGTTTGGCAAGGATACCGGTATTTCTATAGTGCCCCCAAAGATTTACGTACAGCAAAGGCTGCTGCTACTCTTTCAACTACCCAGTTAATTCAGGCGTTTGAAAGTGATAGTGCTAAAGCAAACCAGATGTACTTAGGAAAGATCATTGCAGTGGAAGGGGCCATAAAATCGGTAGATGAAGAAGAAGGAGTTACGATAGTATTAGGAGAGCCAGCGTCCATGTCGTCTGTACGTTGCAGCATGGACACCAGCCATAGAAAGGAATGGGGATCATTAGAAAAAGGCAGAAAGGTGATTATTAAAGGAAATTGTACTGGGTTTAACAGTGATGAACTATTAGGATCAGACGTTATTTTAAACCGTTGCGTATTTTAA
- a CDS encoding YceI family protein, which produces MKHFLVLLLSVASASLTVNAQSKFFTKNGKILFFSKAPLEDIEAKNKSAVCLLDTQSGTLQFSLLMKGFEFENELMQEHFNEDYVESHLFPKAEFKGQVVNNASINYKKGGVYPAKVKGKLTIHGETKDVETTGTIVVNGDNLQIASNFPILLSDYKIKIPSLVKDKVSNSIKITVESKLDPFQ; this is translated from the coding sequence ATGAAGCATTTTCTTGTTTTATTATTGAGTGTGGCCAGTGCCAGCCTAACTGTCAATGCACAGTCGAAGTTCTTTACAAAGAATGGCAAGATCTTATTCTTTTCAAAAGCGCCCCTGGAAGATATTGAGGCCAAAAACAAATCGGCGGTGTGCCTGCTGGACACACAATCCGGAACATTACAGTTCTCTCTTTTAATGAAAGGCTTTGAGTTTGAAAATGAATTAATGCAAGAGCATTTTAATGAGGATTACGTAGAGAGCCATCTCTTTCCTAAAGCAGAATTTAAAGGCCAGGTTGTTAATAATGCATCCATTAACTACAAGAAAGGTGGCGTATATCCAGCAAAGGTAAAAGGTAAGCTGACCATACATGGTGAAACGAAAGATGTAGAAACCACGGGAACTATTGTTGTAAATGGTGACAATCTTCAGATAGCGTCTAACTTTCCGATACTCTTATCAGACTACAAAATTAAAATCCCTTCATTGGTAAAAGATAAAGTGTCCAATAGTATAAAGATTACCGTAGAAAGTAAATTGGATCCTTTTCAATAA
- a CDS encoding 3-hydroxyacyl-CoA dehydrogenase/enoyl-CoA hydratase family protein, giving the protein MSKRIIKKIAVLGSGVMGSRIACHFAGIGVQVLLLDIVPKDAETSDNKAARNKLVNDALQAAIKSNPSPVYTKDVVKRITTGNFDDNLKEIGTCDWVIEVVVERLDIKRSLYERVEQFRKPGTLITSNTSGIPIGMLSEGRSDDFKKHFCGTHFFNPPRYLRLLEIIPTKDTDPAIVDFLMHYGDLYLGKTTVLAKDTPAFIANRIGVYGMMAIFGLIDKMGMTIDDIDALTGPLIGRPKSATFRTADVVGIDTLVKVAKGVYDNCPQDEARETFQIPEWLNKVVANNWLGDKTGQGFFSKRKSATGEKEIYTLDLKTLEYGPRAKPKFASVDATKPVDDLKQRLKMLVAAPDKAGEFLRHFHYGLFSYISHRIPEISDEVYRIDDAMMAGFGWEIGAFESWDVLGVEKTVQAMQAAGYSVAPWVEEMLASGNKSFYKVEGGQTLCYDPQTKTYKPVPGGKDFIILSNFKDKIVWKNAACNVYDIGDEVLGIQWNTKMNSIGGDVLSGINKAIELAEKDYKGLVIANEGPNFSAGANVGMIFMLAIEQEYDELDFAIRLFQNTMMRVRYSSVPVVVAPHGLALGGACEMSLHADKCCPSAETYTGLVELGVGLIPGGGGTKEFVVRASDDMHEDEPETITLKNRFLTIATAKVATSAQEAFGLGIYRKGLDEVVMNQNRRVSEAKKSVLELSDSGYVMPLQRKDVKVLGRSALGALYAGIHGMHQAGYATDHDTVVAKKLAYVMCGGDLSEPTFVSEQYLLDLEREAFLSLCGERKSLERIQSVLKSGKPVRN; this is encoded by the coding sequence ATGAGTAAGCGAATCATCAAAAAAATAGCTGTCCTAGGCAGTGGTGTTATGGGCTCTCGTATTGCTTGTCATTTTGCAGGCATTGGTGTTCAAGTTCTATTACTGGATATTGTACCCAAGGATGCGGAAACTTCAGACAACAAAGCGGCACGCAATAAACTGGTAAACGATGCATTACAAGCTGCCATTAAAAGCAACCCCTCGCCCGTTTATACTAAAGATGTAGTAAAGCGTATTACTACTGGCAATTTTGATGATAACCTGAAAGAAATTGGCACCTGTGATTGGGTAATAGAAGTAGTGGTAGAACGCCTGGATATTAAACGTTCTCTTTATGAGCGCGTGGAGCAGTTCCGTAAACCAGGTACACTAATCACTTCTAATACATCGGGTATTCCTATTGGTATGCTTAGCGAAGGAAGAAGTGATGATTTCAAAAAGCACTTCTGCGGCACTCACTTTTTTAATCCGCCCCGTTACTTACGCCTACTGGAAATAATCCCTACAAAAGATACTGATCCGGCTATAGTAGACTTCTTAATGCACTACGGCGACCTATACCTGGGCAAAACAACAGTATTAGCCAAGGATACACCAGCATTTATAGCTAACCGTATAGGCGTGTACGGTATGATGGCCATCTTTGGCTTGATTGATAAAATGGGAATGACCATTGACGATATAGATGCGTTGACCGGTCCATTGATTGGCCGCCCCAAATCAGCAACCTTCCGCACCGCCGATGTAGTAGGTATTGACACCTTGGTAAAAGTGGCCAAAGGAGTTTATGACAATTGCCCGCAAGATGAAGCACGCGAAACCTTTCAGATACCTGAATGGCTAAACAAAGTAGTAGCCAATAATTGGCTGGGTGATAAAACAGGTCAGGGCTTCTTTTCAAAAAGAAAAAGTGCTACTGGAGAAAAAGAGATCTACACACTGGATCTAAAGACCTTAGAGTACGGTCCACGGGCAAAGCCAAAGTTTGCCTCAGTAGATGCAACTAAGCCAGTTGACGATCTTAAGCAACGTCTTAAAATGTTAGTGGCAGCACCTGATAAAGCTGGCGAGTTTTTACGACACTTCCATTATGGTCTGTTCTCTTATATCTCACACCGTATTCCTGAAATCAGTGATGAAGTGTATCGTATAGACGATGCCATGATGGCGGGCTTTGGCTGGGAAATAGGCGCTTTTGAAAGCTGGGATGTATTGGGCGTAGAGAAAACAGTGCAGGCCATGCAAGCTGCTGGTTATTCCGTAGCGCCTTGGGTAGAAGAAATGCTGGCAAGTGGCAATAAATCATTCTATAAAGTAGAAGGTGGTCAAACCCTGTGTTACGATCCACAAACAAAAACCTATAAGCCAGTTCCTGGTGGTAAAGACTTTATTATTCTTAGCAACTTTAAGGATAAGATCGTATGGAAGAATGCTGCTTGTAATGTATACGATATAGGCGACGAAGTGTTAGGCATTCAATGGAATACGAAAATGAATTCCATTGGCGGTGATGTATTAAGTGGTATCAATAAGGCCATTGAACTGGCTGAAAAAGACTACAAGGGTCTGGTAATAGCTAATGAAGGGCCCAACTTTAGTGCTGGTGCCAATGTAGGCATGATCTTCATGCTGGCTATTGAACAGGAGTATGATGAATTAGACTTTGCCATTCGCTTATTTCAAAATACCATGATGCGCGTGCGTTACTCATCTGTTCCGGTAGTGGTAGCACCCCATGGCCTGGCATTGGGGGGAGCATGCGAAATGAGTCTTCATGCTGATAAATGCTGTCCTTCTGCAGAAACCTATACAGGACTAGTAGAATTGGGTGTAGGACTTATACCAGGCGGTGGCGGTACAAAAGAGTTTGTTGTACGTGCCTCTGATGACATGCATGAAGATGAACCAGAGACCATTACATTAAAGAATCGCTTCCTTACTATTGCGACAGCCAAGGTTGCCACCTCGGCACAGGAAGCATTTGGTTTAGGCATTTATCGGAAAGGCCTAGACGAAGTGGTAATGAATCAGAATCGTCGCGTATCAGAAGCCAAGAAATCAGTGCTGGAGCTATCTGACAGTGGTTATGTAATGCCGCTACAACGGAAAGATGTAAAAGTATTAGGCCGTTCTGCATTAGGAGCCCTATATGCTGGTATACATGGCATGCATCAGGCAGGTTATGCTACTGATCATGATACGGTAGTAGCTAAAAAACTGGCCTATGTAATGTGTGGTGGTGATCTAAGTGAACCAACATTTGTTAGCGAACAATACTTACTGGATTTAGAGCGGGAAGCCTTCCTTTCTTTATGTGGTGAAAGAAAGAGTTTAGAGCGTATTCAAAGTGTTTTAAAATCTGGAAAGCCTGTAAGGAATTAA
- a CDS encoding peptidase M10 — protein MGEAEILTGQNTITIHSHIITYGTAATPELTESIREEIESMWNEPKGLVLLNGDTYHLQFRTTAAFQPEISELDVLQNLDPRNNYFRIEPFALGNISFVDGIGCNTGYFLLENLYKGSTTAAHEYGHTIGLDHPTDLDIRGKGVPGIMYPRGTLVDPMYQYDPAKPAGVTGGTMHPMYRKVLQQDIQLLHLNRLRFTENKAIVGDFSNVYHWSHQNTTHGNV, from the coding sequence ATGGGAGAAGCAGAAATACTTACGGGACAAAATACCATTACGATTCACTCTCATATTATTACGTATGGTACGGCGGCAACTCCTGAACTAACAGAAAGCATACGCGAAGAGATTGAATCCATGTGGAATGAGCCGAAAGGGCTTGTATTACTAAATGGCGACACCTATCATTTACAATTCCGAACAACTGCAGCATTCCAACCTGAGATATCTGAGTTGGATGTATTGCAAAACCTTGACCCTAGAAACAATTATTTCCGGATAGAGCCTTTCGCATTGGGCAACATTTCCTTTGTAGATGGTATTGGCTGCAATACCGGCTATTTTTTGCTGGAGAATCTGTACAAAGGTTCTACTACTGCCGCCCACGAATACGGTCACACAATAGGTTTAGATCACCCAACGGATTTAGATATACGTGGAAAAGGCGTGCCTGGCATCATGTACCCTAGGGGGACCTTGGTAGATCCTATGTATCAATATGATCCTGCTAAGCCTGCAGGCGTTACAGGAGGCACGATGCACCCCATGTATCGGAAAGTATTACAACAGGACATTCAGCTACTTCACCTTAATAGACTACGCTTCACCGAGAATAAAGCCATTGTTGGTGATTTTTCCAATGTTTACCATTGGAGTCATCAGAATACCACCCATGGAAATGTTTGA